One part of the Desulfovibrio sp. genome encodes these proteins:
- a CDS encoding MerR family transcriptional regulator codes for MTSRRYTISEMSETSNISKKALRFYDKLGLISPRLRGSNNYRYYTHEDVLSVPPLKYYKQMGFRLEEIRAAFDADSTASLKALCSMFLSKMEDLRQEEEILRLRAESIHDWLELLHEAEMLLDNDTRQVSVKYVSPQLLLCHDEEFSLDIKSTIINMEFTNFVESLGNNIAGPVIVHFSSLADRLANVEQPIQVLQRPMRPCKAEHLQEFGGTLMASCYHIGPHETISDTYRKLQNWCAANSFATAPDSYERYVTDYWTTNNESLFVTEVLVQVHREDTAS; via the coding sequence ATGACCTCACGGCGCTATACCATCAGTGAAATGAGCGAAACATCAAATATTTCAAAAAAAGCCCTGCGTTTTTACGACAAGCTGGGGCTTATTTCTCCTCGCTTGCGTGGCTCCAACAATTACCGCTACTACACACACGAAGACGTGCTCTCGGTGCCTCCGCTCAAGTATTACAAGCAGATGGGCTTTCGCCTTGAAGAAATTCGCGCTGCCTTTGATGCTGACAGCACGGCATCGCTCAAGGCCTTGTGCAGCATGTTTCTTTCCAAGATGGAAGACCTGCGGCAGGAAGAAGAAATTTTGCGCCTGCGTGCAGAATCCATTCACGACTGGCTCGAACTGCTGCACGAGGCAGAAATGCTGCTCGACAACGATACCCGCCAGGTTTCGGTGAAATACGTTTCACCCCAGCTGTTGCTGTGCCACGACGAGGAATTTTCGCTGGACATCAAGTCTACCATCATAAATATGGAATTTACCAACTTTGTCGAGTCGTTGGGCAATAATATCGCTGGCCCGGTGATCGTGCACTTTTCGTCTCTGGCTGACCGTCTGGCGAATGTTGAGCAGCCCATACAGGTTTTGCAACGCCCCATGCGCCCCTGCAAAGCAGAGCATTTGCAGGAATTTGGCGGAACACTGATGGCCAGCTGCTATCATATTGGCCCGCACGAAACCATCAGTGATACCTACCGCAAGCTGCAAAACTGGTGTGCGGCAAACAGCTTTGCGACTGCGCCCGATTCATATGAACGGTACGTTACCGATTACTGGACCACCAACAATGAATCCCTCTTCGTTACCGAGGTGCTCGTTCAGGTGCACCGCGAAGATACGGCTTCCTAG
- a CDS encoding methyl-accepting chemotaxis protein — translation MLLSRSLNFKITMSIVGITFLVISCIMALEYVGVKKMMTDEIRAGARMETGLIYMGIEKPMIVGDNTGTAEEFSKIKNKFNHISAFMTSYTGNITYSTDERTVRKDYKAVEADKDLAALHSRGLKEPLEESVFIDQNGKKILGSVFSIKNQRRCYHCHGDSEPILGQLVMKLDVTTAWDAMENQLLQTSLMGAAGLIALIGFTVLAIRHFLIRRISRLVSNAGQVAAGNLTVSFEQEGKDELARLSTDIGSMVAQLKDKLGFSEGVLNGIAAPCLIIGADKKILWLNQHLCDMLEKSQPPQSFIGQTSGRFLWNDDARETTAVRAVEHRKKFVAERELPTEKGNLRYVTVTATPFFDMDGELMGSVTFWNDITEIKKNQQQIEKNGAMVARVAENAGEIATHLAHISDQLLERIGQTSEGTASQQNRIRETAVAVESMNASILDVARNAADASGKAAQARQRAQSGQKITDQSIAAIADVRKHTTTMSSGLHDLGNKAQDVGKILGIISDIADQTNLLALNAAIEAARAGEAGRGFAVVADEVRKLAEKTMQATMEVSAAVKGIQDSAHSNISLMDDTDASVEQGVTLVSQAGEALQEIVTQVMQTADMIGVIAASAEEQSAASEQINGNISNVNSIAMDISNGMAELGSTAREVAQMAADLRKTIASMSNGNGNS, via the coding sequence ATGCTTTTATCCAGATCGCTTAATTTCAAAATTACCATGTCCATTGTGGGCATCACCTTTCTGGTGATCAGCTGCATTATGGCCCTTGAGTATGTTGGCGTTAAAAAAATGATGACCGACGAAATACGCGCAGGCGCGCGCATGGAAACCGGCCTCATCTACATGGGCATTGAAAAGCCCATGATCGTGGGTGACAACACGGGCACTGCGGAAGAGTTCAGCAAGATCAAAAACAAGTTCAATCATATTTCAGCCTTCATGACCTCGTACACGGGCAACATCACGTACAGCACCGATGAACGTACCGTTCGCAAGGATTACAAGGCGGTAGAAGCCGACAAGGATCTGGCTGCCCTGCACTCGCGTGGTCTCAAGGAACCGCTTGAGGAATCTGTATTCATCGACCAGAACGGCAAAAAAATTCTGGGCAGCGTTTTTTCCATCAAAAATCAGCGCCGTTGTTACCACTGCCATGGCGATTCCGAACCCATTCTTGGCCAGCTGGTGATGAAGCTTGATGTCACCACGGCCTGGGACGCCATGGAAAACCAGCTGCTGCAAACCTCCCTCATGGGGGCTGCGGGCCTTATTGCCCTTATCGGCTTTACGGTGCTGGCCATCCGCCATTTTCTCATTCGCCGAATTTCGCGCCTTGTGTCCAACGCAGGTCAGGTTGCCGCTGGCAATCTGACCGTGTCATTTGAGCAGGAAGGCAAGGACGAACTTGCGCGGCTTTCTACCGACATTGGCTCCATGGTCGCCCAGCTCAAGGACAAGCTGGGATTTTCAGAAGGAGTGCTCAACGGTATCGCCGCACCTTGCCTTATTATCGGCGCGGACAAAAAGATTCTGTGGCTCAACCAGCATCTGTGCGACATGCTCGAAAAGTCGCAGCCGCCGCAAAGCTTCATCGGGCAGACATCCGGCCGTTTTCTGTGGAACGACGACGCCCGCGAAACCACAGCGGTACGTGCAGTTGAACACCGCAAAAAATTTGTTGCCGAGCGGGAGCTGCCCACAGAAAAAGGCAATCTGCGCTACGTTACGGTTACCGCAACGCCATTCTTTGACATGGACGGCGAGCTGATGGGCTCGGTAACTTTCTGGAACGACATTACCGAAATCAAAAAGAACCAGCAGCAGATTGAAAAGAACGGTGCCATGGTCGCCAGAGTGGCCGAAAATGCGGGCGAAATCGCCACGCATCTTGCCCATATATCTGACCAGCTGCTTGAGCGCATCGGCCAGACCAGCGAGGGCACGGCCAGCCAGCAAAACAGAATCCGCGAAACTGCGGTTGCAGTGGAATCCATGAACGCCTCCATTCTGGATGTGGCGCGCAACGCCGCCGATGCTTCGGGCAAGGCAGCGCAGGCCCGCCAGCGCGCCCAGAGTGGCCAAAAGATTACCGACCAGTCCATCGCCGCCATTGCCGATGTGCGCAAACACACTACCACCATGAGCTCCGGCCTGCACGACCTGGGCAACAAGGCGCAGGATGTGGGCAAAATTCTTGGCATCATCAGCGACATTGCCGACCAGACCAACCTGCTGGCCCTCAATGCCGCCATTGAAGCCGCCCGGGCTGGCGAGGCCGGTCGTGGCTTTGCTGTTGTAGCCGACGAGGTGCGCAAGCTGGCGGAAAAAACCATGCAGGCCACCATGGAAGTCTCGGCGGCCGTCAAAGGTATTCAGGACAGCGCGCACTCCAACATCTCACTGATGGACGATACGGACGCCAGTGTGGAACAGGGCGTCACCCTTGTCAGCCAGGCTGGCGAAGCCCTGCAGGAGATCGTAACCCAGGTCATGCAGACCGCCGACATGATTGGCGTTATCGCCGCCTCGGCCGAAGAGCAATCCGCGGCATCCGAACAAATCAACGGAAATATCAGCAACGTAAATTCCATCGCCATGGATATTTCCAATGGCATGGCAGAGCTTGGCAGCACCGCCAGAGAAGTGGCCCAGATGGCCGCCGACCTGCGCAAAACCATTGCCTCCATGAGCAATGGCAACGGCAACTCCTAG
- a CDS encoding helix-turn-helix domain-containing protein produces MESKTAANIFEALASEVRLDLFRLLVKNAPQGLVAGEIARQLEIPSTNLSFHLKAVVHSGLVTVEKEGRFMRYKANIPLMLEVIAYLTSECCSANPCECKKFRAESGILPGILPEN; encoded by the coding sequence ATGGAAAGCAAAACTGCCGCAAACATATTTGAAGCCCTGGCTTCAGAAGTACGCCTGGACCTGTTCAGGCTGCTGGTCAAAAACGCCCCTCAAGGTCTTGTGGCGGGCGAAATTGCGCGACAGCTTGAAATTCCTTCCACCAACCTCTCCTTTCATCTCAAGGCCGTGGTGCACAGCGGCCTTGTGACGGTTGAAAAGGAGGGACGCTTTATGCGCTACAAGGCCAACATCCCCCTGATGCTCGAGGTCATCGCCTACCTCACTTCTGAATGCTGCTCTGCCAACCCCTGTGAATGCAAAAAATTCAGGGCGGAAAGCGGCATTCTGCCTGGCATTCTGCCAGAAAACTGA
- a CDS encoding MetQ/NlpA family ABC transporter substrate-binding protein, which produces MKRLLLSLAMVLALAAPSFAAEDIVVGVTPFPHKDIMLAAKPLLAKEGYNLVIKEFTDYVQPNMALASKQLFANFFQHEPYLDNMNKEKKLDLVSIGKVHIEPLGVYSKKIKKLADLKKGNSVSVPNDPTNEARALRLLESNGVIAIKPGALVTVADITKNPLGLKFHELDAAQLPRTLDDVTASVINTNFAGEAGLVPSRDALVMEGSESPYANIVVVRNEDKDSPKAKALMKAVLSPEVKAYIQKNLVERGIVPVF; this is translated from the coding sequence ATGAAACGTCTGCTTTTGTCTCTGGCCATGGTTCTGGCGCTGGCCGCCCCTTCGTTCGCCGCTGAAGACATTGTTGTCGGCGTGACCCCCTTCCCGCATAAGGACATTATGCTGGCGGCCAAGCCCCTGCTTGCCAAGGAAGGCTACAACCTGGTCATCAAGGAATTTACCGACTACGTGCAGCCCAATATGGCCCTGGCCAGCAAGCAGCTGTTTGCCAACTTTTTCCAGCACGAACCCTACCTTGACAACATGAACAAGGAAAAGAAGCTTGACCTTGTTTCCATCGGCAAGGTGCATATCGAACCCCTGGGCGTGTACTCCAAGAAGATCAAGAAGCTGGCCGACCTCAAGAAGGGCAACAGCGTCTCCGTGCCCAACGACCCCACCAACGAAGCCCGCGCTCTGCGTCTGCTTGAATCCAACGGCGTTATCGCCATCAAGCCCGGCGCGCTTGTGACCGTGGCTGACATCACCAAGAATCCCCTGGGCCTCAAGTTCCACGAACTGGACGCCGCCCAGCTGCCCCGCACCCTGGACGACGTGACCGCTTCGGTCATCAACACCAACTTTGCTGGCGAAGCCGGTCTGGTTCCCTCGCGTGACGCCCTTGTCATGGAAGGCAGCGAATCGCCCTACGCCAACATTGTTGTTGTGCGGAACGAAGACAAGGACAGCCCCAAGGCCAAGGCCCTCATGAAGGCCGTTCTGTCGCCCGAAGTGAAGGCGTATATCCAGAAGAATCTGGTTGAACGCGGCATCGTGCCCGTTTTCTAG
- a CDS encoding outer membrane homotrimeric porin — MSVKRKTILSAAALALTLGLAFGQPAEAVEFKARGIWSMGFGVGDSSLTKDVTTNGTKQKANNNDQFVSRQRVLLFLDAVASENLMGSVQFKLGPQDWGRAGQGSALGADGTMVRVTQANMQWMVPQTDLKFKMGLQYLALPNAAGGSAVFDTQAAAVVGSYAFNKNVGLTALWMRPFNDNYQGGNYQNVLSNDKSGYLDNMDLFALTLPLTFDGITVTPWVMPGMMGRNTGKFAAFSNYGLNDGSPATTLYPYLNKLGGGRGLNVTGVTNASKEYGTVFWAGLPVKITALEPWNIEFDTNYGYVEQMGSFNVMRRNNPNDVVHGSTKREGWLAKALVEYKLDWGVPGIFGWYASGDDGNVKNGSERLPSVCAYGNFTSFMGDGNLGWSPNVNFMDKSLSYAGTWGIGAQIRDVSFIEKLNHTFRVAYWGGTNSPSMVKYMDHANAWDSTSNMFDGPYMTTNDGLLEFNVISTYKIYDNLEMNVELGYVANYMDSSTWNKSYQNFGSYSKQDAWKGQVVFQYKF, encoded by the coding sequence ATGTCTGTGAAACGGAAAACCATTCTTTCCGCAGCAGCTCTTGCGCTTACATTGGGGTTGGCGTTTGGGCAGCCTGCTGAAGCAGTGGAATTCAAGGCTCGTGGCATCTGGTCAATGGGTTTTGGTGTGGGCGATTCCAGCCTGACCAAGGACGTGACGACCAATGGTACCAAACAGAAGGCCAACAACAACGATCAGTTTGTGTCGCGTCAGCGCGTGCTGCTGTTCCTTGATGCTGTTGCCTCTGAAAACCTGATGGGCAGCGTGCAGTTCAAGCTTGGCCCGCAGGATTGGGGCCGCGCCGGTCAGGGTTCCGCCCTTGGTGCCGACGGCACCATGGTTCGCGTTACCCAGGCCAACATGCAGTGGATGGTTCCGCAGACCGATCTGAAGTTCAAGATGGGCCTGCAGTATCTGGCCCTGCCCAATGCCGCTGGTGGCTCTGCCGTGTTTGACACGCAGGCAGCCGCAGTGGTGGGCAGCTATGCCTTTAACAAAAACGTGGGGCTTACCGCCCTGTGGATGCGCCCCTTTAACGACAACTATCAGGGCGGCAACTACCAGAACGTGCTCAGCAACGACAAGTCCGGCTATCTTGATAACATGGACCTGTTTGCCCTCACCCTGCCCCTGACCTTTGACGGCATTACGGTTACCCCCTGGGTCATGCCCGGCATGATGGGCCGTAACACCGGCAAGTTTGCGGCCTTCAGCAACTACGGCCTCAACGACGGTTCTCCGGCTACCACCCTGTACCCCTACCTGAACAAGCTTGGTGGCGGCCGCGGCCTTAACGTGACCGGCGTGACCAATGCCTCCAAGGAATACGGTACAGTGTTCTGGGCCGGTCTGCCCGTCAAGATTACCGCCCTGGAACCCTGGAACATCGAATTCGACACCAACTACGGCTATGTCGAACAGATGGGCAGCTTCAACGTGATGCGCCGCAACAATCCCAACGATGTGGTTCACGGCAGCACCAAGCGTGAAGGCTGGCTGGCCAAGGCCCTCGTGGAATACAAGCTTGACTGGGGCGTGCCCGGCATTTTCGGCTGGTACGCCTCCGGCGACGACGGCAACGTCAAGAACGGTTCCGAACGCCTGCCCTCCGTATGTGCCTACGGCAACTTCACCTCCTTCATGGGTGATGGCAACCTTGGCTGGAGCCCCAACGTCAACTTCATGGACAAGTCGCTGTCCTACGCCGGTACCTGGGGTATTGGCGCCCAGATCCGCGACGTCAGCTTCATCGAAAAGCTGAACCATACCTTCCGTGTGGCCTACTGGGGCGGCACCAACAGCCCCTCCATGGTCAAGTACATGGACCACGCCAACGCCTGGGATTCCACTTCCAACATGTTTGATGGCCCTTACATGACCACCAACGACGGTCTGCTCGAATTCAACGTGATCTCCACCTACAAGATTTACGACAATCTTGAAATGAACGTTGAACTGGGCTACGTGGCCAACTACATGGACAGCAGCACCTGGAACAAGAGCTACCAGAACTTCGGCTCCTACTCCAAGCAGGATGCCTGGAAGGGCCAGGTGGTCTTCCAGTACAAGTTCTAA
- a CDS encoding cytochrome c family protein, with translation MILAYDSSFAAEQKTYIGSKNCAPCHEDQYNSFIKHSKKANSWNSVAIMKPKLKEHELQKCYECHTTGYNKGGFKSIESTPDLADVGCETCHGPGSEHAETQDPQSITRKPAVETCTACHSSERIQDFKFKPLIFSGAH, from the coding sequence ATGATTCTGGCTTATGATTCCAGCTTTGCGGCAGAGCAAAAAACATACATAGGCTCAAAAAATTGTGCCCCATGCCACGAAGATCAGTACAATTCATTTATCAAACATTCAAAAAAAGCCAATTCATGGAATTCTGTAGCCATCATGAAGCCCAAGCTCAAGGAGCATGAGCTTCAGAAATGTTACGAATGCCACACCACCGGCTACAACAAAGGCGGATTCAAAAGCATTGAAAGCACGCCTGACCTGGCCGATGTGGGTTGCGAGACCTGCCACGGCCCCGGCAGCGAACATGCCGAAACCCAGGATCCACAGTCCATCACAAGAAAGCCTGCGGTAGAAACCTGCACGGCATGCCACAGCTCAGAACGGATCCAGGATTTCAAATTCAAGCCACTGATCTTTTCCGGCGCGCACTAG
- a CDS encoding permease, with the protein MQKAKGPEARNWNGKYALTITALAILWWLAYSTIQPVAHWLAVSVFGLVPGSPAAESLEFFLYDTAKILLLLVSLIYAIAWARAGLNVERVRDYLTGKARGLGYFLGSAFGAVTPFCSCSSIPLFLGFTTANIPVGITMAFLITSPLINELAVVLLWGLLGWKITVAYVVVGMVAGIIGGFLMDALKAGRWLHPAILEAIASMPAQPAQIRASSAARKISVRERHNFAWAETSSIFRRVWKWVIVGVALGAGLHGFVPENWFAQHVGAGEWWSVPFSVLLGIPLYSSVTGIIPVMESLLAKGLPLGTTLAFCMSTVVVSLPEMIMLRQVMTVRLLAVFVGYLLLMFTLVGWLFNLLGPLMI; encoded by the coding sequence TTGCAAAAGGCAAAAGGACCTGAAGCCCGTAACTGGAACGGCAAATACGCGCTGACCATCACGGCGCTGGCCATATTGTGGTGGTTGGCGTACTCCACCATTCAACCAGTGGCCCACTGGCTGGCAGTAAGCGTATTTGGTCTTGTGCCCGGCTCGCCAGCTGCAGAATCCCTGGAATTTTTCCTTTATGATACGGCCAAAATCCTGCTTCTGCTGGTATCGCTCATCTACGCCATTGCGTGGGCCCGGGCGGGCCTCAATGTTGAGCGCGTACGCGACTATCTGACCGGCAAGGCACGCGGGCTCGGCTATTTTCTGGGTTCGGCTTTTGGCGCGGTTACACCCTTCTGCTCCTGCTCAAGCATCCCGCTGTTTCTCGGTTTTACCACGGCCAATATTCCTGTGGGCATAACCATGGCCTTTCTCATTACCTCGCCGCTCATCAACGAGCTGGCCGTAGTGCTGCTGTGGGGCCTGCTGGGTTGGAAAATAACCGTGGCCTATGTGGTTGTGGGCATGGTGGCGGGCATAATTGGCGGCTTTCTTATGGACGCCCTCAAGGCCGGGCGCTGGCTGCACCCCGCCATTCTGGAGGCCATTGCCAGCATGCCTGCGCAGCCAGCCCAGATAAGGGCTTCTTCCGCTGCCCGCAAAATCAGCGTGCGCGAACGACACAACTTTGCCTGGGCTGAGACTTCTTCCATCTTCAGACGCGTGTGGAAATGGGTGATCGTTGGCGTGGCCCTGGGGGCGGGGCTGCACGGCTTTGTGCCCGAAAACTGGTTTGCGCAGCACGTTGGCGCTGGCGAGTGGTGGTCTGTGCCCTTCTCTGTGTTGCTGGGTATTCCCCTATACTCCAGCGTTACGGGTATTATCCCCGTCATGGAGAGTCTGCTGGCCAAGGGGCTGCCACTCGGCACAACCCTGGCATTCTGCATGAGCACCGTTGTGGTAAGCCTGCCTGAAATGATCATGCTGCGGCAGGTCATGACGGTTCGCCTGCTGGCGGTATTTGTTGGCTATCTTTTGCTCATGTTTACCTTGGTAGGCTGGCTGTTCAACCTGCTTGGACCGTTGATGATCTAA
- a CDS encoding methionine ABC transporter permease, giving the protein MIENMSGLAAYYPLWERFLEKLPEIITATWETLDMVLLSTLFSLLSGFLLAILMIVTNPIGLKPNRSVYQAVDFVVNLLRSFPFIILLIALIPFTRFVVGTSIGSAAAIVPLTIAAAPFVARLIETCFLEVDRGVIEAARSFGASNTQIIFRVLIPEALPSIVLNVAVIAITLLGYSAMAGTVGGGGLGDLAVKYGYNRFQVDIMVYSVIILCILVLLIQGVCNFLYKILR; this is encoded by the coding sequence ATGATTGAGAACATGAGCGGCCTTGCGGCCTACTACCCGCTGTGGGAGCGGTTTCTTGAAAAGTTGCCGGAAATTATCACGGCAACGTGGGAAACCCTTGATATGGTGCTGCTCTCCACGCTGTTTTCGCTGCTTTCGGGCTTTTTGCTGGCCATTCTCATGATTGTGACCAACCCCATTGGTCTCAAACCCAACCGCTCGGTGTATCAGGCGGTCGATTTTGTGGTGAACCTGCTGCGCTCGTTCCCCTTTATCATTCTGCTTATCGCTCTTATTCCTTTTACCCGTTTTGTGGTGGGTACATCCATCGGCAGCGCGGCGGCCATTGTGCCGCTGACCATCGCGGCCGCCCCCTTTGTGGCGCGGCTGATCGAAACCTGCTTTCTTGAGGTGGACAGGGGCGTGATTGAGGCGGCGCGGTCTTTTGGGGCCAGCAACACGCAGATCATCTTTCGCGTGCTGATTCCCGAGGCTTTGCCTTCCATTGTGCTGAATGTGGCGGTTATTGCCATTACGCTGCTGGGGTATTCGGCCATGGCCGGTACCGTGGGTGGCGGCGGTCTGGGCGATCTGGCCGTAAAATACGGCTACAACCGCTTTCAGGTCGATATAATGGTCTATTCGGTCATTATTCTGTGTATTCTCGTGCTGCTCATACAGGGTGTGTGCAATTTCCTTTACAAGATATTGCGCTAA
- a CDS encoding acyltransferase family protein, protein MHYPHIAMLKTKCLFLVVAMHCVMFFATPFPFWKLYADAPQPFADLLTAISGTTLIQCFMMASGFLFAAAWDSGKRTPLQHLLHRGRRLLLPWFGVGMLWVAPLYWLFSIPAFGHPADATLVETWKSVALGLFTDHLWFLLVLFWVTIFWIITLTVLKKCGHDTAAAGGMVALIAALCMQNYGQWIKWYCLWEVSAYILCYYLGIVIFRNRESFDALCRKRPLTLAIGLLVMIILLWPYAFAPVSGWAVSLLCALLGYHLFLLSGGLYPLVQSIPLFTWFERNGFRFYLFHLPTPLLVFMWLYKPLQLPPVAFVLLNIAITMAVTSVIVLVSRKLEARLGISL, encoded by the coding sequence ATGCACTATCCCCACATCGCGATGTTGAAGACCAAGTGCCTTTTTCTGGTCGTGGCCATGCACTGCGTCATGTTTTTTGCTACGCCCTTTCCTTTCTGGAAGCTGTACGCCGATGCACCCCAGCCTTTTGCCGACCTGCTTACGGCCATTTCGGGCACCACGCTCATCCAGTGTTTCATGATGGCCTCTGGCTTTCTGTTTGCCGCCGCGTGGGATTCGGGCAAACGCACCCCTCTGCAACACCTGCTGCACCGTGGACGCAGGCTTTTGTTGCCCTGGTTTGGCGTGGGTATGCTTTGGGTAGCGCCTCTGTACTGGCTTTTTTCCATCCCCGCCTTTGGACACCCCGCTGACGCCACTCTTGTGGAAACATGGAAGTCTGTGGCCCTTGGCCTGTTTACCGACCACCTGTGGTTTCTGCTTGTGCTGTTCTGGGTGACCATTTTCTGGATTATCACACTGACAGTGTTGAAAAAATGCGGGCACGACACTGCGGCTGCTGGCGGCATGGTGGCCTTGATTGCCGCCCTGTGCATGCAGAACTACGGCCAGTGGATCAAGTGGTACTGCCTGTGGGAAGTTTCTGCGTATATTCTTTGCTACTATCTGGGCATTGTGATTTTCAGAAACCGCGAATCCTTCGACGCCCTTTGCCGCAAACGCCCCCTGACTCTGGCGATTGGGCTGCTGGTCATGATCATTCTGCTCTGGCCCTATGCCTTTGCCCCTGTGAGCGGCTGGGCGGTTTCTCTGCTGTGCGCCCTGCTTGGCTACCACCTGTTTTTGCTCTCAGGTGGGCTGTACCCCCTGGTGCAATCCATCCCCCTGTTTACCTGGTTTGAGCGTAACGGCTTTCGCTTCTATCTTTTTCATCTGCCTACGCCCCTGCTTGTATTCATGTGGCTGTACAAGCCGCTGCAACTGCCGCCCGTGGCCTTTGTGCTGCTGAACATTGCCATAACAATGGCAGTTACCTCGGTCATTGTGCTGGTCAGCCGCAAGCTGGAGGCAAGGCTGGGCATCAGCCTGTAA
- a CDS encoding thioredoxin family protein yields the protein MEIKVFGPGCARCVEAEGVVRQAAAQAGGDISVIKVSDFREIMAARIISTPAVMVDGDIKCTGRVPTGEEVAQWIEEARG from the coding sequence ATGGAAATAAAGGTATTCGGCCCGGGCTGCGCCCGCTGTGTCGAGGCAGAGGGTGTGGTACGGCAGGCGGCAGCACAGGCTGGCGGCGACATATCGGTGATCAAGGTTTCCGATTTCAGGGAAATCATGGCCGCACGTATCATCTCAACCCCGGCGGTGATGGTCGACGGCGACATCAAATGCACCGGCAGGGTTCCCACCGGTGAAGAAGTAGCCCAATGGATTGAAGAAGCCAGGGGCTAG
- a CDS encoding YgdI/YgdR family lipoprotein: MKKTALILALLMSTFMLTACGSKYIAVTKDYSVYIGTKKPIINPENDSVSFEDETGKTHTIPREDLKQVRPLP; encoded by the coding sequence ATGAAAAAGACCGCCCTGATCCTTGCCCTGCTGATGAGCACCTTTATGCTCACCGCCTGTGGCTCCAAGTACATTGCCGTTACCAAAGACTACTCAGTCTACATCGGCACCAAGAAGCCCATCATCAATCCCGAAAATGATTCCGTGAGCTTCGAGGACGAAACCGGCAAAACCCACACCATTCCCCGCGAAGACCTCAAGCAAGTTCGTCCCCTGCCCTAA
- a CDS encoding PhzF family phenazine biosynthesis isomerase codes for MSSYPYKKINAFTSHFSSGNPAACLYLEKGQTLSADDMLAVAKEHDGFVSEVVFCTPVEDAHYQLRYYSSECEVAFCGHGTIACMYDLIANSPLLLATPQITITTSKGSLKVYNEIPSADAVFITAPDMVELTVNSEIDAVAQYLEISESDIRNDLRMECIDAGLRTLIVPIASLKTVLAMHPDETALKQFCIKYEVDIILVFSSEVVSSQSMMRTRVFAPRFGYLEDPATGSGNSAFGHYMLKNALWNGSAASIEQNAEPVAFNVVKLKESAGKVLFGGSATTRIEGRYML; via the coding sequence GTGAGCAGTTATCCGTATAAAAAGATAAATGCCTTTACTTCGCATTTTTCTTCAGGCAACCCTGCAGCCTGCCTGTATCTGGAAAAAGGCCAGACCCTCTCTGCGGATGACATGCTGGCAGTGGCCAAGGAACATGATGGCTTTGTATCAGAAGTGGTGTTTTGCACACCTGTTGAAGATGCACACTATCAGCTGCGCTATTATTCTTCTGAATGTGAAGTGGCGTTTTGTGGCCACGGTACAATTGCCTGCATGTACGACCTGATCGCCAACAGTCCCCTGCTGCTTGCAACGCCGCAAATAACCATAACCACAAGTAAGGGTAGCCTGAAGGTTTACAACGAAATCCCCTCCGCAGATGCGGTGTTCATCACTGCTCCAGACATGGTAGAGCTGACCGTAAACTCAGAAATTGATGCAGTTGCGCAATATCTGGAAATTTCAGAATCAGATATCAGAAATGATTTGCGCATGGAGTGCATTGATGCTGGCCTGCGCACGTTAATCGTGCCCATTGCTTCTTTGAAAACAGTTTTGGCCATGCATCCCGACGAAACAGCGTTGAAGCAGTTTTGCATCAAATATGAGGTTGATATCATTCTTGTTTTTTCTTCCGAAGTTGTCAGCAGCCAAAGCATGATGCGTACGAGGGTTTTTGCGCCAAGGTTTGGCTACCTTGAGGACCCCGCAACCGGCTCGGGAAACTCGGCATTTGGTCATTACATGCTGAAAAACGCCTTGTGGAACGGCAGTGCTGCTTCAATCGAGCAAAACGCTGAACCTGTGGCATTTAACGTGGTAAAGCTGAAAGAATCGGCGGGAAAGGTGCTGTTTGGCGGCAGTGCGACAACCAGAATCGAGGGCCGATATATGCTGTGA